The genomic region CGCGTCGTCCGACCCTGCATCGCCGGCAGTGGACGCCGGGCTGATGTCCGGTGACCGTGTCGTCTCCGCTACGACGGCAAGACCATCACGACCCCGGTCCCAGCTCTCCTCGGCGATCCAGGGCTCGGCAGGCGAGACCGTTCCCATGGTGGTGGAGCGGGACGGCGAGGACGTCACGCTGAACGTGACCCCGCGCCGCACCGAGACCCAGGGTGACCGACGCCTGGCGCGACGTCGACCGTCGAGGGGGGATGATCGGCATCACCCCCCGACCACGCAGTTCGAGCCTCAGTCGCTCGGCACGGCGTTCTCGGTGACGGGCGAGCAGCCGGACAGGTCGCCGGGGTGGTGGCCAATCAACTGCCGCAGCGCATGGTGGGGGGTGTGGAACGCGGCGTTCGGGTCGAGCGAGCGGTCGGCATCCAGCCCGGTCGGCATCATCGGGGTCGGCCGCATGGCGGGCGAGATCGCCGACAGCAACGCCTACGCGTTCGCGTCGAAGATCCAGCTCGTGTTGAGCCTGCTCGCCTCGCTCAACCTGGCGCTCTTCGTGTTCAACATGATCCCGTTGCTGCCGCTCGACGGCGGGCACATCGCCGGTGCCGCGTGGGAGTGGATGAAACGCGGCTGGTTCAAGCTCACCTGCCGAGGCACGCGTCGCCGAAGCCGGTCGACATGGCAAGGCTCATGCCGCTCACGTACGCGGTGATCATCGTGCTCGGCGCGATGAGCCTGTTGCTCGCCTAC from Humibacter ginsenosidimutans harbors:
- a CDS encoding site-2 protease family protein, whose protein sequence is MSGDRVVSATTARPSRPRSQLSSAIQGSAGETVPMVVERDGEDVTLNVTPRRTETQGDRRLARRRPSRGDDRHHPPTTQFEPQSLGTAFSVTGEQPDRSPGWWPINCRSAWWGVWNAAFGSSERSASSPVGIIGVGRMAGEIADSNAYAFASKIQLVLSLLASLNLALFVFNMIPLLPLDGGHIAGAAWEWMKRGWFKLTCRGTRRRSRSTWQGSCRSRTR